One Rhizoctonia solani chromosome 1, complete sequence DNA window includes the following coding sequences:
- a CDS encoding vacuolar protein sorting-associated protein 74 codes for MAQSGLSRRRVGTSTPTPNDGDTFTPSAPSPVGNSNGRTYGGGTALEGGGKIAYDPRDLETEGEGKSMPRLTILEEVLLLGIKDKQGYLSFWNDNISYALRGCILMELALRRRIGMVKDSARRRYPLPDRLIEVIDERQTGETILDEALKMIKASEKMGVGTWIDLMSGETWNVMKIGYQLKQVRERLAKGLVDKGVLRTEKTNFLLFDMATHPVADARTKDEVMNRVVNLLTTRTTTVPDSALGKEGTQFRAVRAVCLVTSAYAASVLENALARLGYDAREAALSRCDDILAEFSAWPFGAREGGAEAQQRRRPSSGDGSSSIAELLRLARAEIGADGAEDVSLEVISAVLEVFGRMDNIL; via the exons ATGGCACAGTCCGGGCTTTCCCGCCGTCGAGTTGGTACATCGACACCTACGCCAAACGATGGTGATACATTTACACCGTCAGCACCCTCACCCGTGGGAAATTCGAACGGCCGGACCTATGGGGGAGGAACAGCACTCGAGGGCGGTGGCAAGATCGCGTACGACCCGCGCGACCTGGAGACTGAGGGCGAAGGGAAGAGCATGCCTCGGCTAACGATCCTTGAAGAGGTACTGCTACTCGGCATCAAAGACAAGCAG GGGTATCTATCGTTCTGGAATGATAATATCTCGTATGCATTGCGTGGATGCATTCTCATGGAGTTGGCCTTACGTCGGCGCATCGGCATGGTCAAAGATTCGGCGCGTCGGCGGTATCCTTTGCCTGACCGTCTCATCGAGGTCATTGACGAGCGCCAAACGGGAGAGACCATTCTCGACGAGGCGCTGAAAATGATTAAAGCGAGCGAGAAGATGGGTGTCGGGACGTGGATTGATCTTATGAGCG GCGAAACGTGGAACGTTATGAAAATCGGATACCAGCTTAAACAGGTGCGCGAACGATTGGCCAAAGGGCTAGTAGACAAGGGCGTCCTCCGTACCGAAAAGACCAATTTTTTGTTGTTTGACATGGCTACACATCCTGTCGCCGACGCTCGGACTAAAGATGAAGTCATGAATCGGGTCGTCAATTTGCTCACCACGCGCACTACTACCGTACCAGACTCGGCTTTGGGCAAGGAGGGAACTCAATTCCGAGCAGTACGCGCTGTGTGTCTGGTTACATCCGCT TATGCTGCAAGCGTGCTGGAGAATGCACTTGCTCGGTTAGGGTATGACGCACGTGAGGCTGCATTGAGTCGCTGCGATGACATTCTGGCCGAGTTCTCCGCATGGCCATTCGGCGCACGGGAGGGGGGCGCGGAAGCTCAACAGCGTAGAAGACCAAGCTCAGGCGACGGCTCCTCCAGTATTGCTGAATTATTACGCCTGGCTCGTGCTGAGATTGGTGCAGATGGTGCGGAGGACGTGAGCCTCGAGGTCATTTCCGCAGTCCTTGAGGTCTTTGGTCGCATGGACAACATTCTCTGA
- a CDS encoding activator of 90 kDa heat shock protein ATPase — MSTSNMPTSTANWHWKNKNVTPWAKTWFEQELVTVSHSEGGSEVKITSVNEVDGDCELGQRKSKLITIYDCKVVLSWTGENKDGSKAEGKLTIPEVSHEQSDGLSDYVYDWTLKTSSTPEVDALYALAKSKLPSLLAERFTAFRTAMLDTHGKDLQVAGTPGASGAATPSISAPTNAASSLSKPVPAKEVSKGITNSAVVTVDASFMASAAELYEFLTDEKRIPAWTRNQAQSDASVGGSYSLFGGGVTGKYIELQKPNKIISTWRLNSPSWPSDHDGKLTITLDQQTDSTKVEFKLSGVPLGQEDETRKNLEGYYIGGFQSIGYVRVTPTVVSSSARSTRSSKPQETKTSSWVIPCIFALLAMSAAISSRYL; from the exons ATGTCCACCTCTAACATGCCGACTTCTACTGCCAACTGGCATTGGAAAAACAAGAACGTCACACCTTG GGCAAAGACGTGGTTTGAGCAGGAACTCGTAACGGTCTCCCACTCGGAAGGCGGTTCTGAGGTAAAGATTACCAGCGTCAACGAAGTAGATGGCGACTGCGAGCTCGGACAGCGCAAATCCAA ACTCATCACCATTTACGATTGCAAAGTTGTCTTGTCCTGGACCG GCGAAAACAAGGACGGGTCCAAGGCCGAAGGGAAATTAACTATTCCAGAAGTTTCCCATGAACAATCGGATGGCCTTAGCGACTATGTT TACGACTGGACTCTGAAGACTTCGTCGACTCCCGAAGTTGATGCCCTTTATGCGCTCGCCAAGTCCAAGCTCCCTTCCCTCCTTGCTGAGCGATTCACCGCATTCCGCACGGCTATGCTCGACACACACGGGAAAGACCTACAAGTAGCTGGTACACCCGGTGCCTCGGGCGCTGCTACCCCTTCGATCTCCGCTCCTACCAACGCTGCGAGTTCCCTCTCCAAACCCGTCCCGGCCAAGGAGGTCAGCAAGGGAATCACGAACTCGGCTGTGGTCACGGTGGACGCGTCGTTCATGGCCAGCGCAGCCGAGTTGTATGAGTTTTTGACAGATGAGAAGAGAATACCTGCTTGGACGAGGAACCAAGCTCAG TCGGATGCGAGTGTCGGTGGATCATACAGTCTCTTTGGAGGCGGAGTTACGGGCAAATACATCGAGTTACAAAAGCCGAACAAGATTATCTCAACATGGAGGCTTAATTCGCCCAGTTGGCCATCAG ATCACGACGGAAAACTCACTATTACCTTGGATCAACAAACCGACTCGACCAAGGTTGAGTTCAAGCTTTCTGGAGTTCCTCTCGGTCAAGAAGACGAGACCCGCAAGAATCTTGAGGGCTACTA CATCGGAGGTTTCCAA TCTATTGGGTATGTCAGAGTCACGCCTACCGTTGTTTCTTCTTCCGCTCGTTCCACACGTTCGTCCAAGCCCCAAGAAACCAAAACTTCATCATGGGTTATACCCTGCATTTTTGCTTTACTCGCCATGTCTGCCGCTATTAGTTCCCGCTATCTTTGA
- a CDS encoding SH3 domain-containing protein: MPVVPRQLLLSEISEALQPRTSTSSTAVIAPTLPTVPEPVASTTTTQSPILPPVPIVPGLTSLVVSTSTTVIVSPTAVLIPPVTTTTTSATPTTTTTTSSTSTAEPVTSLSSLVIPPTPSTSSLLSLTTPETSNTPDVAPTTKTNSIIVTASASISTSASATATGVASNAGSATQDGSNMSGGIIALIVIGALLAALLAGAFIFRRVQVRRRAKRREINYGADVSDSSPFPFTNVSEADLKGAQPIRDPAVSYKEKPLPSIVPDVYPAPPNPTYNQFGQYSDGAMSGPYPTMGAAAMGYGYGQPGRASPAPSQIQPQRMVSPAPPPVAYAPGPSAYSNPYPQAPTPAPGVPASNLAVPQTNGGKKRVIQTFQPTLPDELDIRDGDWVIVLHAYDDGWGLCECNGRRGVVPLECLDLGRPDFRASRRFSSLSAIRQ, from the exons ATGCCTGTCGTCCCCCGCCAACTTCTCCTTAGTG AGATCTCTGAGGCCCTACAACCAAGGACATCTACCTCGTCAACAGCTGTCATTGCACCAACCTTGCCCACAGTACCAGAGCCTGTTGCTTCCACTACAACTACTCAGAGCCCAATCCTTCCGCCCGTCCCTATAGTTCCCGGACTCACTAGTCTCGTAGTGTCGACTTCAACCACAGTAATTGTCTCCCCGACTGCGGTTCTAATCCCCCCAGTGACAACCACAACTACAAGCGCTACTCCAACCACAACCACAACCACTTCTTCGACGTCTACCGCAGAGCCCGTCACTTCGCTGTCAAGCCTAGTTATCCCACCAACACCTTCGACATCTTCCCTCCTCTCACTCACGACCCCAGAGACGTCAAATACCCCCGATGTTGCCCCGACGACTAAGACTAATAGCATAATTGTTACGGCATCTGCGTCCATATCTACGAGTGCGAGCGCAACAGCAACTGGAGTAGCTTCCAATGCAGGGAGCGCCACGCAAGATGGTAGCAATATGAGCGGAGGCATTATTG CCCTTATTGTGATTGGCGCTCTATTGGCAGCTCTTCTTGCGGGCGCGTTCATATTCCGACGGGTACAGGTCCGCCGTCGTGCAAAGCGCAGGGAAATAAACTATGGCGCAGACGTTTCAGACAGCTCTCCGTTCCCATTCACCAATGTCTCCGAGGCAGATCTCAAGGGAGCTCAGCCCATTCGCGATCCTGCAGTGAGCTACAAGGAGAAGCCGTTGCCCAGTATTGTACCAGATGTTTACCCAGCTCCCCCGAACCCGACGTACAATCAGTTCGGTCAATACAGCGATGGTGCAATGTCTGGTCCCTATCCTACAATGGGTGCAGCTGCCATGGGCTACGGATACGGGCAACCTGGGCGTGCGTCCCCGGCCCCCAGCCAAATTCAACCTCAAAGGATGGTGTCACCTGCTCCGCCTCCTGTCGCATATGCTCCCGGACCGTCCGCCTACTCGAACCCATACCCTCAGGCACCTACGCCCGCACCCGGTGTACCGGCTTCGAATCTTGCTGTCCCACAAACTAACGGCGGCAAGAAGCGGGTTATCCAGACTTTCCAGCCCACGCTTCCCGACGA GCTTGATATCCGTGATGGTGACTGGGTGATTGTCCTTCATGCCTATGACGACGGATGGGGTCTGTGCGAATGCAACGGGCGTCGTGGTGTGGTCCCGCTTGAG TGCCTCGACCTCGGAAGACCTGATTTCCGCGCAAGCCGACGCTTCAGTTCGCTTTCTGCCATCAGACAATAA
- a CDS encoding mitochondrial import protein Pam17, translating into MHPVLRVRSGNVLVSNAFVRHTPIIPKVGLKNIRLSSTTASPNEASLSWPEYLTIRKKKRRWEVATTIPSTFLALTLGLSYFGSIESDPSSLIFGVEPIYIYGVATMGCGGLGYLLGPVVGNSLWRMTHRQILPRIEARDVQFYQHIVKNRVDPSRQTATNPVPDFYGG; encoded by the exons ATGCACCCGGTACTCCGTGTCCGGTCTGGCAACGTCCTAGTTTCGAATGCGTTCGTTCGACACACGCCAATAATTCCTAAAGTCGGCCTCAAGAATATCCGATTATCCAGTACCACCGCATCTCCCAATGAGGCATCTCTTAGTTGGCCCGAATATTTGACTATTcgaaagaagaagaggagatGGGAAGTT GCAACGACTATTCCCAGCACATTTCTAGCGCTCACTCTGGGGTTATCGTATTTTGGTTCTATTGAAAGTGACCCGTCTTCACTGATCTTCGGAGTCGAACCTATCTATATCTATGGCGTGGCGACAATGGGATGCGGAG GCCTTGGATACTTACTCG GTCCCGTTG TTGGCAATTCTCTGTGGAGGATGACCCACCGCCAAATCTTACCGCGAATCGAAGCCCGCGATGTACAATTCTACCAACACATTGTCAAAAACCGGGTTGACCCATCACGTCAAACTGCTAC TAACCCTGTCCCCGATTTTTATGGTGGGTAA
- a CDS encoding PX domain protein — protein sequence MGGANDDSALPSPISPTSGQASLSQPMGALNSASQSQSHAPEIHADTKPGNQSVRPSLNTQATTSSADSFASAVSTPVSARPDKPGRAPPPIPIDPASDVPKEELLTPVSQTNGHNSYDQPGAKSTTGRAITHNLDSPDDLQTLTPLRAHYLKKTLISLQFSEELKLLTTQPSNPNVSTLSYLGAPFTTLPRDVPRQDLPFLRFMFRQFALTFPFLAAAPKDFFPSKLQPFIASVVARNLSSATNLLEGDDEAQANDGQQMLSKAEKHLSLLFGASMKLVENEEVVRLSQADLARIEKAAERRRRKAEAAGGKRPEVFDINVIAVRAVTDKGRVRSKVHEEFVIRTRRTGQPDVFVSRRYGDFKSLADELRKHHPMEEIRPPPPKDRSQVVVSTPTNNGFSIRSYLYGSGTGASAPTSGAPTSPVPTNDSVETLGSLGSPTSASMQSQSLSREKNRLTLRGYLHGLLSHSSVIASSPVLRSFLLSGPIRLTDEERRDSERREEADRVRDEGKKKFAEEIAARIEALRGAVRGVRGDMMGADGLSRIFATIKATQDVRDLPADYKAVLEWARISLASTIFQHLVAADSASETLANLKRLHGLMPYFVMKGILKVSNPMAMIRGMLDLFLATPFGGKSLLQRMFTSSLSEEVRALQEDIQAVEDKVDDPILCEKIKQFINAPSDVQKVFKADAAAEKLNIISVILRSEAPPTLNRPQLQRVMRANRAHAEYMRHKADLSDSDEDEGPQNEDAWLFEDLTVLLKLYARLRDREQLIALIFEASNLVKFYIITIFYTPLAQVYKAASIADSLGDLQNFINDLIRTVEQIDELGQLNPHRTVQAFIDLVARHEQAFYSFVHKVHSKGEGLFDSLMKWIELFIGLMREGLGNPISMEFILPHAGGEERAQLIREIDSVALYHYKLKLAHEDKIRKRFGRSANANASVEDQEEAAAQEFMADLARDMQFSDVVRGDAGEIAAMDSGSGSSEYDSDETDETDSTEESDSGSGTGTAESVGDRIPPHSAPLPRQAPTKGRASLDVPSPSRPSGHSGLRHTRSFSHEQRSHTKKESAGGRAPLRSSPTPQRRRKAPQILKEPELKLLPELLPLFVELVRPTLQPRSV from the exons ATGGGTGGAGCCAATGACGATTCTGCATTGCCATCCCCAATCTCGCCGACGTCCGGTCAGGCTAGTCTGAGCCAACCCATGGGTGCATTGAATTCTGCATCCCAATCGCAATCCCACGCACCAGAGATCCATGCAGACACGAAACCTGGGAATCAATCGGTGCGGCCATCCCTCAACACTCAAGCCACGACAAGCAGCGCGGACAGTTTTGCATCGGCTGTGAGCACTCCGGTTAGTGCACGACCTGACAAGCCAGGTCGAGCACCTCCTCCTATCCCCATCGATCCCGCATCGGATGTGCCCAAAGAAGAGTTACTTACTCCTGTATCCCAAACAAACGGACATAACAGCTACGACCAACCTGGGGCCAAATCTACCACTGGTCGGGCTATCACACACAATCTCGACTCGCCCGATGACTTGCAGACCCTAACGCCACTCCGTGCTCATTATCTCAAGAAGACCCTCATATCTTTACAATTCTCTGAGGAGCTCAAGTTACTTACAACTCAGCCGTCCAATCCAAACGTTTCGACACTTTCATACCTCGGCGCTCCGTTCACAACGCTCCCACGAGATGTCCCTCGACAGGATCTACCATTTTTACGCTTTATGTTCCGACAGTTCGCACTTACATTCCCATTCCTGGCCGCAGCACCCAAAGATTTCTTCCCCAGCAAACTACAGCCATTCATTGCTTCAGTGGTTGCCCGAAACCTTTCGTCCGCGACCAATTTGTTAGAGGGGGATGACGAAGCACAAGCAAATGATGGTCAGCAAATGCTAAGCAAGGCCGAAAAACATCTCTCGCTACTCTTTGGGGCTTCAATGAAGCTTGTTGAGAACGAGGAAGTTGTACGACTTAGTCAAGCCGACTTGGCTCGAATCGAGAAAGCGGCTGAACGGCGCCGAAGGAAGGCTGAAGCCGCGGGAGGCAAGAGACCCGAAGTGTTTGATATCAACGTTATTGCTGTTCGTGCTGTCACAGATAAGGGGAGGGTGAGGTCAAAAGTCCATGAG GAATTCGTCATTAGGACACGACGCACGGGACAGCCAGACGTATTTGTCTCTAGGAGATACGGTGACTTTAAATCTCTTGCTGACGAG CTTCGGAAACATCATCCGATGGAGGAAATTCGCCCTCCACCACCAAAAGATCGCAGTCAAGTAGTAGTGTCAACTCCCACAAATAACGGATTCTCCATTCGCTCATATTTATATGGGAGTGGGACTGGTGCCTCCGCCCCGACTTCGGGTGCCCCAACATCTCCAGTCCCTACTAATGACTCGGTCGAGACTCTTGGATCGCTTGGGTCGCCTACATCGGCATCTATGCAATCCCAGTCCCTCTCTCGCGAGAAAAACCGCTTGACTTTGCGAGGATATTTGCATGGGCTTTTATCTCACTCTTCGGTTATCGCAAGTTCTCCAGTGCTACGCAGCTTCCTCCTAAGCGGCCCAATCCGTCTAACTGATGAGGAACGCCGTGATTCCGAGCGCCGTGAAGAGGCAGACAGGGTTCGTGACGAAGGAAAGAAAAAGTTTGCCGAGGAAATTGCTGCACGCATCGAAGCTCTAAGGGGGGCTGTGAGAGGGGTTCGAGGGGATATGATGGGTGCCG ACGGTCTCAGTCGTATTTTTGCTACTATCAAAGCGACCCAGGATGTACGCGACTTACCAGCGGACTACAAGGCTGTATTAGAATGGGCACGCATCTC GCTTGCTTCTACGATATTCCAACACCTTGTTGCGGCCGATTCTGCATCAGAGACATTGGCGAATCTCAAGCGTTTGCACGGACTGATGCCTTACTTCGTAATGAAGGGGATTCTCAAAGTCAGCAATCCCATGGCAATGATTAGAG GGATGCTTGACCTGTTCCTAGCAACTCCATTCGGCGGGAAGAGTTTACTTCAGAG AATGTTTACAAGCTCGCTCTCTGAAGAAGTAAGGGCGCTGCAAGAGGATATTCAAGCCGTCGAGGATAAGGTCGATGACCCGATACTCTGCGAAAAAATAAAGCAATTTATCAATGCACCTTCGGACGTCCAGAAAGTCTTCAAGGCCGACGCAGCGGCTGAGAAATTGAATATCATCTCGGTCATCCTACGATCGGAAGCCCCACCGACACTCAATAGACCACAGCTTCAGCGTGTGATGAGAGCCAACCGAGCTCACGCggagtatatgcgtcatAAGGCAGACTTGAGCGATTCGGATGAGGACGAAGGGCCACAAAACGAGGATGCGTGGTTGTTTGAAGATTTGACGGTTTTGCTCAAGTTATATGCACGTCTTAGAGACCGCGAACAATTGATTGCCCTGATATTCGAGGCAAGTAATCTTGTCAAATTCT ATATCATTACAATTTTCTATACGCCACTCGCACAAGTTTACAAAGCTGCCAGCATTGCCGACTCCCTTGGAGATTTGCAGAACTTTATCAATGATCTAATTAGAACAGTTGAACAGATAGACGAAT TGGGCCAATTAAACCCTCATCGTACTGTACAAGCATTTATCGACCTAGTTGCAAGACACGAACAAGCATTCTACTCATTTGTCCACAAAGTTCATTCCAAGGGCGAGGGTTTATTCGATAGCCTCATGAAGTGGATTGAGTTGTTCATTGGACTCATGCGCGAGGGCCTCGGAAACCCCATCAGCATGGAGTTTATCCTGCCTCACGCCGGAGGCGAGGAACGAGCACAACTCATTCGAGAGATCGACTCTGTCGCGCTATACCACTACAAACTGAAACTGGCACACGAAGACAAGATCCGGAAGCGATTTGGACGAAGTGCGAATGCCAATGCCAGTGTTGAGGACCAGGAAGAGGCCGCTGCTCAAGAGTTTATGGCTGACCTCGCGCGCGATATGCAATTCAGTGATGTCGTTCGGGGAGATGCTGGTGAAATTGCCGCAATGGATTCAGGGAGTGGTAGCAGCGAGTATGACAGCGATGAGACTGACGAGACCGATTCTACGGAAGAATCCGACTCGGGCTCTGGAACAGGAACTGCTGAGAGTGTGGGGGATAGAATACCTCCTCACTCTGCACCACTACCACGCCAGGCGCCAACAAAGGGCCGCGCATCACTTGATGTCCCCTCTCCTTCAAGGCCTAGCGGTCACTCGGGATTGCGCCATACACGGTCGTTCAGTCATGAACAACGCTCTCATACCAAGAAAGAGTCTGCAGGAGGACGTGCCCCGCTTCGTTCATCACCGACTCCTCAACGTCGTCGAAAAGCACCACAGATACTTAAGGAGCCTGAGCTAAAACTGCTGCCAGAGCTGCTTCCCCTTTTTGTCGAACTT GTTCGACCTACACTCCAGCCACGTTCAGTTTAA